In Candidatus Zymogenaceae bacterium, the DNA window CCGCCACGTCCGGCGGAAGCCTCAGGACCAGCATTAAAAACGGCATCCATAATACTCCGCCGCCGATCCCGGTAATGGTCACCACCGTGGCGATGGCAATCCCTACGAAAAACGAGAGAAAGACCAGTGATTCCATGAATCACAAATTCCATTTTCCTTCCGGCTCCACGGAAAACAGGGTAAACTCTTCCGTCATTTCATGTAACTGCACAAGGCTCCGCCTGAGATGTTCCGTCTCCCGATATGCCGGGGCCTCTGTACCGTTCGGATCTATCAAGCACGCCTGTATATCGTCCAGGGAATCCAAGCCGGAGGAGGCGAAAATCCGGACATGGCCCACCACCTCGCCGAAATCGCTGATGAGATCGTTAATGAATTCCCCCATCCTGCCGATTTCATCGTTGGTATAGACCGGCATCGCCTCCTTCAAGTCGCCCGTGGAGATGCGGTCGCCGACCCGGAACATACGCCTCAACGGCAGGGTGATCTTCTTGACAAAGATGACCAGCACCACGCTTGTAATAAGCACCTGTATGGCAAGAAGCAGCATAACCTTGTTCCTGAGGCGGACCAACGGCTCTATCGCCTCGGCTTCCGTGATGCTTCCCGCAGTCAGAAGAGCCGCATTATCCAATATCATTCCCCGCAGGTTCTCATCGCCAACCTCCCGCATGAACTCGATGCCCAGGGTGAGTACGGTCAGAACGATGATCATGAGATATATGATCATCCGTCTGCCGATGGTAATCCGTTCTTTCTTCCCCGGCTCCATACGCTCCCTAATACATCATTTCTATAATAATACTGAGGTTGTCAGCGATCATCTTGGCGCCTGTGAGCAGCACAAACATGGAAAACAGTATCTTGAGAACCGCCTCCGGAGCGAACCTGTTTAAAATCGGCCCAAGCTGCCCGCCGCACAACACGCCGGTCATGGTAAATATCGCCACATCCCAACGTATCTGGCCCTCCCAGATATTGATTGATGTGGCCACGTATCCGGCAATGGCCTCCACCATCACGGTGGTCGCCACCGCCCGGTGCACGTTGAGTTTGTAGACACGCTCCAGAACCGGGAAGATGGTCTCCGCCGTACCCACCGAGGAGAGTCCGCTGGAGAGCCCTCCCAAAAACGGAACCCACGCGAAGGGATATATCTCCTCGGTTCCCAAACCCTCCCGATTTCCATATTTCTTTTCCGCCATGGAGACAAACGTCCATATGGCGCACCCCACGACGATCAGCCCGAAAAACACCTTGAGGATCGCCTCGTTGGTCACCAGGGCCAGATGAAGACCGATAATCACGCCCGGTATGGTGAGCATGATCATCGGAAAGGCTATATTGAATTCGATTTGACGCTGTCTGACGTATCCCACCAGCGCGGAGCTCATGCCGACGAGCTCCGTGACCATGCCGGTGCCGACGCTCTCGGGCACGGTCATGCCTAGAAAATATACAAAAATGGGCAGAAAGATAATCCCGCCGCCGAATCCGCTTCCAGTGGCGGTCATCGCCACCAGGATGGAAATCGGAAACATAAACCAGTTTGCCGACGACTGGGCGAGAAATTCCATCACATGCTCCATCATCCATGCCCATATTACAGTTTGTCAAGATCGATCTGGTAGAAACTAAAGGATTCCACCAGCGATTTGAGCTCTCGGATGTCCTTGTAGAGGACATTGAGCTGCTGTTGAATTTCATCACTGATTTGCTTTTCCTTGAGTACTTCCACCCGGTTATGAATAACATCGGTAGCGTCCGCCGCGGATAGGCTGATCTTTCCAACCATCAATAAAACTTCCTGAAAATCCGCGGTTATATCATTAATGATGCCACCCAGCTGACCTATCTCGTCTTTCGTATACACCGGCACCGTCTTTGCGAGATTTCCCCGGGAAATCTCCTTCGCCGTCTGTACCATCTCGTCCAGGGGACCGGCCACGTCCTTGATAAAGAAAAACAGGGTTAAGAAGACCGCCGCCAGCACTATTCCCAAAACAATGATCATACGTATCTGCAGGTGATTCAGCGGTTCATATATCGACTCGAAATTAAAACCCGCCACAGCATCCAAAGCTGTGTGTTCCTCGGCCTGAACCATGATGATCTCGGTGATCTGATCGGTCAGCTTCGGCTCGCCCACCTCGATAATCAACTCCACCGTAATGGCGATACAGACGAACACCACCAGCAGGAAATATATCAACAGCTTTTTCTTCAGATCGCTGAAAATGGCGCTTTGACGCTTCTCTTTCGCGGATTTCCTCCGTTCACTTTTCCTGCGTTCCACGCCGAAGCGACGCTCACCCTTTTTTTGCACATCCCGCCAGTTATGTTTCCTTCTCTCTCCTTTTCTCTGTTTTTCCCTCCGACGATCAACACCGTTCCAGGATGAGCCGCCCTCGCCATTTATTTCGTTCATCTGATGCCTTCCCATGAATTCAAAGGTAATATCAAGATGCTAATCTCCGCATAATTGATACCCAGCAACACCTTTCATTCGTTCAGGACCCGGACCACGGTGGCCTTGAGCTCCTCGGGGGTAAAGGGCTTCAAGATCACCGCTCTGATCCCCATTTTTTCCGCCGCCTCTTCAAGAAAATGCTTTTCCTCCTCCTGTCGGAGGGTCAGCAGTATTACGCGGGCGTCCGGATTATCCTTGAGGATCGTTTCCGCTGCGGTAAAGCCGTCGGTATTTCGCATGGTCACATCCATCGTGACCAGGTCCGGCTGAAGCCGGCGAAACAACTCCACGGCTTCATCGCCGTCCTTTGCCTCTCCCACCACTTCGATATCGTCGTCCAACAGCGCCTCTTTAATACGGTTTCGCATGAAGGTCGAGTCATCGACAACTAACACGGTCCTGGGCATCTGTCGTTTCTCCTTTGGTTCTGGTCAATAGTCGTTCATGGTTTCCGGCACCTACCGGGGAGGTCTCCCTTTCTCTCTTTACATAGGACACCGCCCGCATACCGAGTGAGAACAGATATCCCGAAAACGGTTTATCCCCATGACGGATCACCTTTAAGGAAATCGGCGGGGGAGGGATCATCCTTCCCTCTCCCGGGTCAATGGTGTATCACAGTATCTACTTCTCCCGCGCGATCTCGTCCGCCGTGCGGAACCGGAACTGGCTCATAAGATCAACATTGGTACCGGCCATTCGCTGGATCGTCTCGGCGTTTTCCCGGACGATACCGGCTCCCTCAACCACCTCCGAGGTGTTCTGAACGCCTTCGATAATACTCTCGCTGATGCGGGCTGAACGGCTCGCGACATCCTGAATGACCTCCTCGAAGGCCTGGGTTCTCCGTCCCTGCTCGGTGGTCAACTCCACGATTTCTTGGGCCAGAGACGCCAGGTCGTCCATGGAGCGAAGCACCTCCTCGATGCTCTTGAGCTGCAGGGTCATGGCCTCGGCGACCGTTCCAGCCATTGCCGTGGCCTCCTCGCCGGATTTCACGCCGAACTCAAGGCTCTCCGTCGCCTCACGGGCCAGGTTTGCATTCTGCCGGGCGATACCTGTGGTTTCCTCGGCATTCTTGAGAATCCGGTCCAGCTCCATGGCCACATCTCCGGCGGCCCGGGTACCGTCTTCCACGGCGCGATGCGCTGCTCGGATCAGGTCGGTAATCTCCTTGGTGGCCTCACCGGAACGCTCGGCCAGTTTCCTGACCTCGTCGGCGACCACCGCAAAACCCTTCCCATGCTCGCCGGCTCTCGCCGCCTCAATGGCGGCGTTGAGGGCCAGGAGGTTGGTTTGCTCGGCGATGTCGTTGATGACCTCGACGATCTCAAACACCTGCTCGGTGGATTCGGAGATCGATCGAATACCTACCTCGTTTCTTTGCACCGCTTCCTGGCCGGCTCTGGCGATACTCATCACGTTCTCGGCACGCTCGGCGGCGCCCGCGGCGTTTGTCGTCACGGTACCGGCAATCTCCAGGGCCCTTCTCAGCTCGGCGGTGGCCTCAAGACCTCCCGCAGAAACGCCTTTCGCCTGCTCCACCAGCTCGTTGATGGCCGACGCCATCTCGTTGACCGACGAAGATGTCTGGGCGGCGTTTGTTGCCTGGGCGTTGGCTCGCTCCTGGACGGACAGGGCTGTTTGGGCCATTTCGGAAATCAGGTTCAAGGCCGTTCGGGACGCCTCCACCTCACTCTCGGTAATATCGGAGATCTCGTTCATTTTTCCCCGGAGCTCCGTCATAATGCTTGCATTTCTCTCAGCAATAGGCCCCGCTTCCTGGGAGAGGTTTCGCACCGTTCCGGCGCCCTGGGCGACCCGGGCAACAATGCCCTCCAGTCGGGCCACGAACTCATTAAAGTTCTGTGCCAAAACCCCCAGTTCATCACTTGTCGTTACCTCCAGTCGCTGTGTCAGGTCAGCGCCGGCGCCGGCCAGCGCCTCCATCTGGTCGGAGTACCGGGTGATGGGACCTGAGATGTTTCGGGCAAAGAAATACGCCACGACTCCCACCAGGACCGCCATGAGAAGCGTTATCACCGTGGCGTATATTCGCGAGGCGGACAGGGTACGGTAGGCTTCCGCAACGTCAGATTCCGAGACAATGAGCATGTTGTACTGGGGAACGGGGATGGCCACGCCGAATACGTCCGTACCCCGGTAGTCCTCCCATCTGCCGAAAGTACGCTCCTCCTCTCTGCCGCCCACGTATTCCTCTACGGTAGCGGCCAGCTCGGCGCCTCGCTTGTAGCTTTCCAGATCAGAGATGTTGATCTCGAAGATCGCCGTCTCTTTCACCAGTCCCTCACGTATCAGGTCAGCAACGAAGAGAGACTCAGAGGCCATGTACCCGGTATCCAGGGCTGCGATATAGGTTTCACCGGTGTCACCGAATCTCGTGTGAGTGAGGAGATCCGTGAAATAATTCGGTTCGATAAGCTGTACGAACACACCGTACTTTACCCCTCCCTTTATAACCGGGCCGGACAGAGCGATCAATATATGACCATGGATGGGGTCCTCATAATATTTGACCACAACATTATCCGGGTCATTATTGCCAATCGCCTCCGAGAACCAGTCCTCATTGATAAAACTGTTCCCGATGTTTTCAGGAAACGTGCTGGCCTTGCAGACGCCCGAGTTGTCGATATACATGATATCGTGAAGAAATCGGGTTCGCTCCGCCTTCAGGGACTCAAAGAGCGTCACCGTGATGAAGAACTCTCCGGTCACCAGCGGTTGCTCGAATTCCGCGTAACTGGCGAAGGTTCGATGGTCACTGCGACGCTCTGCAAAAAACTCGGTGATGATACCGCCCGCTGCATTCGAGAGGGACGTCAACTCACTCTCGATTAGCGTGTTGGTATCCGATTTGACTCGCTGATACGCCATAATCGATATCGTCAGCATCGGAACAAGGGCGATGACGATCATTAGGACGATCAGTTTTAACCGAATAGACATTTTCTATCCCCCTTTATATTCACAGGTATGTATGCCGCGAGAGACCTTTCGCGCCCCCGCGGAATTTATGTTATTCAACACCAGTCAACTGCTCTCTTTCTCGATCGGTGAGTATCTTGGAAAAATCCAGAAGAATGATCAGCCGGTCCTCCAGGCGGCTTACGCCGTAGATATACTCGCTCTCCACCCCGGCGGTTACCATTTCAGGCGCACTCTGAATGGACTCCGTATGAACGCTCATGACCTTGGAGACCGAATCAACGATAAAACCGGTCACCTTTTCCTCCAACTCGATGATCATAATCCGGGTGGCTTTGTCAGTCGGAGTAATTTCCAGATCCAGACGCCGGCGCAGGTCCACCACCGGCACCACCTTTCCGCGAAGGTTTATGACGCCCTCCAGAAACGCCGGTGTGTTCGGTACCTCGGTTATGGTAGTCGGCCGGATGATCTCCTGGACCAGAAGGATGTCAACCCCGAATTCCTCGTTACTTAAGAAAAATGTAACAATCTGCATATCCCCCGCTCTTTCGAGCCCCTCGGCCCGTTTTTCTTCGGCCATGTTCCATCACCTCCTATGTCTTTCGTTTTTTATATACAAATGTGTTCATTATCTTCATCGGCTTAAATATCGTGGTGTGCCGCATCAGCGATTCGGTGGATGCTGTAAAAAGATATCCATTCTCATCCAGTACGTGGGAAATCCCCCTGACGACTTCCGGCACCCGCTGATCCGAAAAATACATCAGGACGTTTCGGCAAAACACCACATCAAAATGAAAATCGCGCCGCGCCTCCCATGATGCCACATCGTTGAGATTGATCGGGATGAATTGTATCATCTCCCTCAGCTCCGGGATTACCTCGAACCCGCCGTTTTTCGTTGATACATAGGTCCCCATAAATCGAGAGGGGAGGTGCCGTATCGCCCATTGACTATATTTGCCGATTCGGGCGGAATCCAGAGCGATCTCGTTTATATCCGAGGCGATAATGGTGACCTTCATATCGGGAAGATCCGGCCGCTCACGTTTGAGCTCCTGGCAAAGAATGGCCAAGGTATAGGCTTCCTCGCCGGTGGAACATCCCGCACTCCAGATACGTATCGTTCTCGTGCCCACCCTCTGAGCGATTTCCGGAAGCACCCGATCCTTCAGGGCGGCAAGCTGCTCCTCCTCCCGAAAAAAAAAGGTTTCGCTGATTTTCATCTTGTCAATCAGATTAACCAGCTCAATATCTTTATACCGGTGCTTGACCGCCAGATAGTAGGTAAAGGGGGTCTCAAAACCGAGCTCTGAAATCCGTTCGGCAAGCTTTCTGGAAAAAATCCCCAGCTGCTCATCTTTCAGTTTCAAACCGGTTATCTCCTGGACATAGTCCCTGACCATTCTCACACCTTCAATGTCCAAGATCATCTCCCAACAGCATCTTCATATGTGTAACCAGTTTTTTCGGCTCCGTCGGCTTCGCCAGGTGAATGTTGGCGCCCGCCTTGAGGCCCTTTTCCCGGTGTTTTTTTATTTCCTCTTCCACCGTGATGATTATTATGGGAATTACGTCATACCCGTCTATCCGCCTGATTCTCTCGATAAACTCATATCCGTCCATCACCGGCATGAAAATATCGGTGATAACGCCTTTGTAGCGATTGTTCCGGGCCATCTCAAGGGCCTCTGCGCCGTTTTCCGCGGTATCCACCACGAATCCCTCCGATTGAAAAATCACCCGCAGAGAATCACGGATCACCTTGGAATCGTCCACTACCAGAAGTTCAGGATACATGAGGCCCTTATAGCTTTTTTATAACATAAATTAAGTAAAAAACTTACTTTTTTTTCAATGCCTTTGAAAGCTCAAAAGCAATGCTGACATCCGGAAATACGCCGTCGGTAATACCGTCCGCGATCACCGCCGACGGCATCTGGGGATAGAGGCATGTCTTCTCCTCCTGGGCGAATATCAATCCACCCATCTGTTTTACCTCCCGGGCGCCCTCAATCCCATCGTCATGTTCCCCGGTCATAACCACTCCGATGGCCCTGTCTCCATAGGTCTCCGCCAGGGAAAGCAAAAGCATATTGAAGGAGTTTTTATGTTCGAAGTCGAAAGGACGTTCATGGAGTCTTATTTTCTTTGTGCCGCTGTCATCGACAACGGTCATGTAATTGCCGTCGGACGTAATGTAACAGACTCTCTCTTTAATCTCCTCACCGTCGACGGCGGGTTTGACGATCATTTGGGAAAAGGTGTTGAGATAATCGGCAAAAGGTCCGACAATATCGTTCGGCATGTACTGCACCGCCAGCACCGCGGCGTTCACATCTTTCGGGAATCTGGTGATCATCTTCATCATTGAACCATACCCGCCCATTGCGGCCCCGACGGCCACCACGTTATCGGCCCGGTTGTGCGACGAGATATCGGTGTCGTCGCTTTCACTTTCCGTTACTCGAATGTGTTGGATGGAGCTGATCCTGACCTGAGCGGCCCGTTTGATCTTTTCGATGATGTTCCTTTTCTGATCTTCGAGACTCAGGTCCTGACGGGAATTGGGCTTGGCGATGAAATCCACCGCGCCGAAGCGAAACGAATCGAAGGTCGTTTTTGCGCCCTCCACCGTATACGCCGACAGCATCACCACCGGCGTCGGCTGCATGATCATAATATGCTTGAGGGCGGTCAATCCGTCCATTTCCGGCATATTGACGTCCATCGTCACCACATCAGGCCGATGCTTGGCGAGCTTCACCAGGGCGTCCTTGCCGTCCCGGGCGATATCCACAACGTCGACATCCTCGTCACCGGAGAGAATATCAGAAATCCCCTTGGCGATGATCTTGGAGTCGTCCACCACCAGCACCTTCACCCTTCCCCCGGTCGAAAGAAAAGATCCTTCCGTGTTGTCGATGATGATTTCCTCATCCAACACAAAATCCTTTCGGTGTATCTCGTCGAGGGTAACTATGTTTTCCATCAACAATTGTTCCCACTTCTTATGAATGGACTTGGCAATGGGAGCGGTGTTTCGTTGTGTGGAAAATTGACCACCGGGCCACGACAGTATCTCCTTCAAGGCGGGCTCGCCTTTGGTCCCGTTCGATTCCGCATGAACTATTTCGCCGTTCTCGAAAAAGATTATCCCCTCCCGGCCCTGGGAACGAAAACTCACCGCGTTCGTCACCCTGGCCAGGCAGTTGAGCTGAATGATGTCCGGTATTTGTATGCCCTCCATTTCCCCCTTGAAGCTTCCGACGCTCCTTTCAAAGGCGCTTGTTATCAGGCTAAACAGCTCTTTCGGTTCGAAGGGTTTTTCGATATACCCCACAGACCCGTTCTGAAAGGCTTGACTATGAAGCTCGGGAGTTGAATAACCGGTCATCATGATGACCTTAACTTCAGGATGGTGTTTTTTTACCTCCATTAAGAGATCAAACCCATTGACATCGGGCATGTAGATATCGGTAACCAATATATCAATGTCCTGGGACCTGATTATTTCGATGGCGTCTCCGCCCGATACGCATTCGATATATTCGTATCCTTCACTGAATCCTTTGAGGTTCTTGATGATGAATGCAAGAAGATCCCGGTCATCATCCACCACTAAAACTTTTTTTGTATCACTCATGGTTCACAGGTATCTCTATAGATCGTTCTTTAAAATAGGAATATCATGAAAATCATTGATCACCTGGGTTATCAGACCCCGTTCCAGGACATCCCGGTCCGAATCCGGGAGAAAGTGCGTCTCGTAACTCTGAACAAGGGTCGTTCCTCCCCTTCGATACACCTCCTCAATACCCTTTACTCCATCCTGATTCACCCCGGCAATGAGCATGCCGATCGTTCCCGACTCGAAGATTTCAGCCGCGGATATCATCATGGCATCTATGGGTTTTCCTTCAGTAGGTCTACTCTCTATATAAAACGTGTCTTCAAAGATGTCCTCATGAATGCCGATATTGTTGGAGAGTGAGTTTACATACACCGTTGATTGCCTGAGAATCGTTTTGTCGGCGGCGACAACCACATTGAGGGGAGATACCGTATTGAATTTTTCAACAAACGATTCGAGTATCATCGGCGAAATATCCTGACTGATGAGTATTGGTGTTTTGAAGTCCCTCGGCAGATGGTGCACCAGCCTGATAATATGGTTCGGACCGCCCAGAGATGTCCCGACGACAATAATTCTCTTTTTCGTCCATGGAGCATTCTCCACCTGTGGGCGATCGGATAATTCCTGGATTTTCACCCGCCTGATATTCTCCACATCAACGGTGGACGCGATCTTTATACGGTGTATCAATTCCTCCTTCTGGGACTCAATATTTCGAGATACCGATCCGGACGGCTTCGGCAGAAAATCAACAACGCCGAGTCTGAGACTCTCGAACGTCACGTCCCCCTGATGGGTCAGCGCGCTGACCACGACAACGGGCGTGGGGCATTCGATCATAATATGCTTAAGCGCGGTAATACCGTCCATTTCCGGCATGTCGATATCAAGGGTCACCACGTCCGGCTTCAGGGTTTTGACGGCCTCGATCCCCTCCTGTCCCGTCTTCCCGTATCCCACCACCTTGATATTCTCGTCGGACTCCAGGAGCCTGGTGAGCTCTTTTCGCATGAACTCCGCGTCATCGACGATCACAACCCTGATATTTTTATCTACCATACCGTCACCTTCATCCGAGTACCTCGCGAACTAACTCCTGAAGACTCTCCATCACAAACGGTTTTTCGAGACAGCCGAACACTCCCCCCCTGTCCAATAACGTTTTTTCCTTTTCACTGATATATTCATAGAGGAGTACAACCTTGAGCTCCGGATGGAGTTCCCGCAGTTTGAAAAAAAAATTCATTCCCCCCATACCGGTGAGTGCGATATCCGAGAGAATAAGGTCAAATCCCCGGTCATTAATTCTTTCCAGGGCGTTTTCCGCGCTGTTCACGGTTTCTATCGTAATTTCCGGATAATCCTCGAGGATTTTATTTTTCAGGTAATCGGCGTATGCGCTTTCCTCATGTACTATCAGAATTCCGTTGTTGGTGGCATGCATGTGACAGTTGACTCATTACGAAGTAAAAAAACCGATATGGTATCGGGATACCGCCTGGAACGCCATACATGGCGCACGAACAAACAAGACGGCTGTTCGAATCATTAAAATTGCAAGAATCATGCCTAATACCGACTTTTCGCAACGGAACTCCTCCCGCATAAACAGAATTGTCCTGTAATATCAATATGATAGACTGTTCGCCATGTGTGTGTGACCGCAAAAATAAATTCTCTGACCCACACACCCATAAAACGCAAAATATTTTACATCCCTGTTCCCTCGAATATATTATTTATATATTGTATAATAATATCAACAAATTACAAAGCATTTTAGAATGATACAAGATGGCAAAAAATTTTGCATTTTTCGGAAAAATCTCTGTGTTTATTATGTCCTGTATGTATCATACTCCTGAAAAAACCCTTGCCTCCCGAAGGGAAAGGGTTTACCATGCCAATGTTCAATATCGTGAACAGATCGTCCAACCGTATGTATATCCATCTATTGAGGAATAATCCATGCCAACGCTCTTTGAAGAGACCCGTATCAAGTCCATGACATTGAAAAACCGTATCGTACGCTCCGCTACCTTTGAGGGAATGAGCAGTGATAACGGAAAACCCACCGACGATCTTCTTACCCTGTACGAGCGCCTTGCCCGGGGCGGTACGGGGCTGATCATCACCGGCATGTTCTATGTCTCGGACGACGGGAAGTATAGAAAAGAAGGGGCCCTGGGAATCCACACCGACGACCTGATCCCGTTGTATCGATCCATCACCGACAGGATTCACGCCCTGGGGGGCGCCATCGCCACGCAGATAGCCCACTGCGGCCGGCAGACGACGCCGGCGGCCATCGGCACCCGCCCCATCGCCCCGTCGGCGGTCACCGATCGCTCAAGCTTCATCACCCCCCGGGCCATGACCACCGACGACATCCGGCGGGTCATCGACGATTTCGCCGCCGCCGCCGGTCGGGCCAAACAGAGCGGCTTCGACGCCGTCCAGATCCACGGCGCCCACGGCTACCTGGTCAGCTCCTTTCTGTGCCCACACACCAACCGCAGGACGGATCGCTGGGGGGGATCCCTCGAAAACCGCATGCGCTTCGTCACCGAGGTGGTCGGGGCGTGCCGGGAGTCCGTCGGAGACGACTACCCGCTGCTCATCAAGATCAGCGCCACCGACGGCATGAGGCGGGGGTTGACCCTCACCGAGAGCGTCG includes these proteins:
- a CDS encoding methyl-accepting chemotaxis protein, with amino-acid sequence MSIRLKLIVLMIVIALVPMLTISIMAYQRVKSDTNTLIESELTSLSNAAGGIITEFFAERRSDHRTFASYAEFEQPLVTGEFFITVTLFESLKAERTRFLHDIMYIDNSGVCKASTFPENIGNSFINEDWFSEAIGNNDPDNVVVKYYEDPIHGHILIALSGPVIKGGVKYGVFVQLIEPNYFTDLLTHTRFGDTGETYIAALDTGYMASESLFVADLIREGLVKETAIFEINISDLESYKRGAELAATVEEYVGGREEERTFGRWEDYRGTDVFGVAIPVPQYNMLIVSESDVAEAYRTLSASRIYATVITLLMAVLVGVVAYFFARNISGPITRYSDQMEALAGAGADLTQRLEVTTSDELGVLAQNFNEFVARLEGIVARVAQGAGTVRNLSQEAGPIAERNASIMTELRGKMNEISDITESEVEASRTALNLISEMAQTALSVQERANAQATNAAQTSSSVNEMASAINELVEQAKGVSAGGLEATAELRRALEIAGTVTTNAAGAAERAENVMSIARAGQEAVQRNEVGIRSISESTEQVFEIVEVINDIAEQTNLLALNAAIEAARAGEHGKGFAVVADEVRKLAERSGEATKEITDLIRAAHRAVEDGTRAAGDVAMELDRILKNAEETTGIARQNANLAREATESLEFGVKSGEEATAMAGTVAEAMTLQLKSIEEVLRSMDDLASLAQEIVELTTEQGRRTQAFEEVIQDVASRSARISESIIEGVQNTSEVVEGAGIVRENAETIQRMAGTNVDLMSQFRFRTADEIAREK
- a CDS encoding methyl-accepting chemotaxis protein is translated as MEPGKKERITIGRRMIIYLMIIVLTVLTLGIEFMREVGDENLRGMILDNAALLTAGSITEAEAIEPLVRLRNKVMLLLAIQVLITSVVLVIFVKKITLPLRRMFRVGDRISTGDLKEAMPVYTNDEIGRMGEFINDLISDFGEVVGHVRIFASSGLDSLDDIQACLIDPNGTEAPAYRETEHLRRSLVQLHEMTEEFTLFSVEPEGKWNL
- a CDS encoding protein-glutamate O-methyltransferase CheR, which gives rise to MDIEGVRMVRDYVQEITGLKLKDEQLGIFSRKLAERISELGFETPFTYYLAVKHRYKDIELVNLIDKMKISETFFFREEEQLAALKDRVLPEIAQRVGTRTIRIWSAGCSTGEEAYTLAILCQELKRERPDLPDMKVTIIASDINEIALDSARIGKYSQWAIRHLPSRFMGTYVSTKNGGFEVIPELREMIQFIPINLNDVASWEARRDFHFDVVFCRNVLMYFSDQRVPEVVRGISHVLDENGYLFTASTESLMRHTTIFKPMKIMNTFVYKKRKT
- a CDS encoding response regulator, producing MYPELLVVDDSKVIRDSLRVIFQSEGFVVDTAENGAEALEMARNNRYKGVITDIFMPVMDGYEFIERIRRIDGYDVIPIIIITVEEEIKKHREKGLKAGANIHLAKPTEPKKLVTHMKMLLGDDLGH
- a CDS encoding HAMP domain-containing protein, whose amino-acid sequence is MNEINGEGGSSWNGVDRRREKQRKGERRKHNWRDVQKKGERRFGVERRKSERRKSAKEKRQSAIFSDLKKKLLIYFLLVVFVCIAITVELIIEVGEPKLTDQITEIIMVQAEEHTALDAVAGFNFESIYEPLNHLQIRMIIVLGIVLAAVFLTLFFFIKDVAGPLDEMVQTAKEISRGNLAKTVPVYTKDEIGQLGGIINDITADFQEVLLMVGKISLSAADATDVIHNRVEVLKEKQISDEIQQQLNVLYKDIRELKSLVESFSFYQIDLDKL
- a CDS encoding response regulator — protein: MHATNNGILIVHEESAYADYLKNKILEDYPEITIETVNSAENALERINDRGFDLILSDIALTGMGGMNFFFKLRELHPELKVVLLYEYISEKEKTLLDRGGVFGCLEKPFVMESLQELVREVLG
- a CDS encoding sulfite exporter TauE/SafE family protein, which codes for MEFLAQSSANWFMFPISILVAMTATGSGFGGGIIFLPIFVYFLGMTVPESVGTGMVTELVGMSSALVGYVRQRQIEFNIAFPMIMLTIPGVIIGLHLALVTNEAILKVFFGLIVVGCAIWTFVSMAEKKYGNREGLGTEEIYPFAWVPFLGGLSSGLSSVGTAETIFPVLERVYKLNVHRAVATTVMVEAIAGYVATSINIWEGQIRWDVAIFTMTGVLCGGQLGPILNRFAPEAVLKILFSMFVLLTGAKMIADNLSIIIEMMY
- a CDS encoding chemotaxis protein CheW; translated protein: MAEEKRAEGLERAGDMQIVTFFLSNEEFGVDILLVQEIIRPTTITEVPNTPAFLEGVINLRGKVVPVVDLRRRLDLEITPTDKATRIMIIELEEKVTGFIVDSVSKVMSVHTESIQSAPEMVTAGVESEYIYGVSRLEDRLIILLDFSKILTDREREQLTGVE
- the cheB gene encoding chemotaxis-specific protein-glutamate methyltransferase CheB translates to MSDTKKVLVVDDDRDLLAFIIKNLKGFSEGYEYIECVSGGDAIEIIRSQDIDILVTDIYMPDVNGFDLLMEVKKHHPEVKVIMMTGYSTPELHSQAFQNGSVGYIEKPFEPKELFSLITSAFERSVGSFKGEMEGIQIPDIIQLNCLARVTNAVSFRSQGREGIIFFENGEIVHAESNGTKGEPALKEILSWPGGQFSTQRNTAPIAKSIHKKWEQLLMENIVTLDEIHRKDFVLDEEIIIDNTEGSFLSTGGRVKVLVVDDSKIIAKGISDILSGDEDVDVVDIARDGKDALVKLAKHRPDVVTMDVNMPEMDGLTALKHIMIMQPTPVVMLSAYTVEGAKTTFDSFRFGAVDFIAKPNSRQDLSLEDQKRNIIEKIKRAAQVRISSIQHIRVTESESDDTDISSHNRADNVVAVGAAMGGYGSMMKMITRFPKDVNAAVLAVQYMPNDIVGPFADYLNTFSQMIVKPAVDGEEIKERVCYITSDGNYMTVVDDSGTKKIRLHERPFDFEHKNSFNMLLLSLAETYGDRAIGVVMTGEHDDGIEGAREVKQMGGLIFAQEEKTCLYPQMPSAVIADGITDGVFPDVSIAFELSKALKKK
- a CDS encoding response regulator, with product MPRTVLVVDDSTFMRNRIKEALLDDDIEVVGEAKDGDEAVELFRRLQPDLVTMDVTMRNTDGFTAAETILKDNPDARVILLTLRQEEEKHFLEEAAEKMGIRAVILKPFTPEELKATVVRVLNE
- a CDS encoding response regulator, with the translated sequence MVDKNIRVVIVDDAEFMRKELTRLLESDENIKVVGYGKTGQEGIEAVKTLKPDVVTLDIDMPEMDGITALKHIMIECPTPVVVVSALTHQGDVTFESLRLGVVDFLPKPSGSVSRNIESQKEELIHRIKIASTVDVENIRRVKIQELSDRPQVENAPWTKKRIIVVGTSLGGPNHIIRLVHHLPRDFKTPILISQDISPMILESFVEKFNTVSPLNVVVAADKTILRQSTVYVNSLSNNIGIHEDIFEDTFYIESRPTEGKPIDAMMISAAEIFESGTIGMLIAGVNQDGVKGIEEVYRRGGTTLVQSYETHFLPDSDRDVLERGLITQVINDFHDIPILKNDL